In Saccharothrix syringae, the following are encoded in one genomic region:
- a CDS encoding histidine phosphatase family protein has protein sequence MKLVLVRHGETSSNVRMVLDSRPPGPPLTEAGRAQAAALAEALAAEPVAGVYASTALRARQTAEPVAAAHGLEVEVVEGVQEIFCGDLEGRHDRAAFEEFIAVVRRWGEGEVDVPVPGGETARQVLDRFLVAVDRVAARHADGETAVLVSHGGALRMAALALAANVRPALAEAGLLPNTGRVVLERTPGGWLCTSWTGVDVAEGLPR, from the coding sequence GTGAAGCTGGTCCTGGTCCGCCACGGCGAGACCTCGTCCAACGTGCGGATGGTCCTGGACTCGAGACCGCCCGGGCCGCCGCTGACCGAGGCGGGCCGGGCGCAGGCCGCCGCCCTGGCCGAGGCGCTGGCCGCCGAGCCCGTGGCCGGCGTCTACGCCAGCACGGCCCTGCGCGCGCGGCAGACCGCCGAGCCCGTCGCCGCCGCGCACGGCCTGGAGGTCGAGGTCGTCGAGGGCGTGCAGGAGATCTTCTGCGGCGACCTGGAGGGCCGGCACGACCGCGCCGCGTTCGAGGAGTTCATCGCGGTGGTGCGGCGGTGGGGCGAGGGCGAGGTGGACGTGCCGGTGCCCGGCGGCGAGACCGCCCGCCAGGTGCTCGACCGCTTCCTGGTCGCGGTCGACCGGGTCGCCGCCCGGCACGCCGACGGCGAGACCGCCGTGCTCGTCAGCCACGGCGGCGCGCTGCGGATGGCCGCGCTGGCGCTGGCGGCCAACGTGCGGCCCGCGCTCGCCGAGGCGGGCCTGCTGCCCAACACCGGCCGCGTCGTGCTGGAGCGGACCCCCGGCGGCTGGCTGTGCACGTCGTGGACCGGCGTGGACGTGGCGGAGGGGTTACCGCGGTGA
- a CDS encoding SDR family oxidoreductase codes for MRIPGSTALVTGANRGIGRHFARQLLDRGAAKVYATARDPEGVDLPGAHVLRLDVTDPASVTAAARAAGDVTLLVNNAGINTGQNLVTGDLAKIRLEMDTHFYGTLEVVRAFAPVLAANGGGAIVNVLSALSWFSAPGTSAYAAAKAAQWSLTNGIRLELAGQGTQVTALHLGTADTDMIAGTGLEPLNQPGDVARAALDGVEAGELEVVVDDWSAHVKASLAGDPAAFYRDLAG; via the coding sequence GTGAGGATCCCCGGCTCCACCGCCCTGGTGACGGGCGCCAACCGCGGCATCGGCAGGCACTTCGCCCGCCAGCTGCTCGACCGGGGCGCCGCGAAGGTGTACGCGACCGCGCGCGACCCGGAGGGCGTGGACCTGCCGGGCGCCCACGTGCTCCGGCTGGACGTCACCGACCCGGCGTCGGTGACCGCCGCGGCCCGCGCCGCCGGGGACGTCACCCTGCTGGTCAACAACGCGGGCATCAACACCGGGCAGAACCTGGTCACCGGCGACCTGGCCAAGATCCGCCTGGAGATGGACACCCACTTCTACGGCACGCTGGAGGTGGTCCGCGCCTTCGCCCCCGTGCTGGCCGCCAACGGCGGCGGCGCGATCGTCAACGTGCTGTCGGCGCTGTCGTGGTTCTCCGCGCCGGGCACCAGCGCCTACGCCGCCGCCAAGGCCGCCCAGTGGAGCCTGACCAACGGCATCCGCCTCGAACTGGCCGGCCAGGGCACCCAGGTCACCGCGCTGCACCTGGGCACGGCCGACACGGACATGATCGCGGGCACCGGCCTGGAGCCGCTGAACCAGCCGGGTGACGTGGCGCGCGCCGCCCTCGACGGTGTCGAGGCCGGTGAGCTGGAGGTCGTGGTCGACGACTGGAGCGCGCACGTGAAGGCGTCGCTGGCGGGCGACCCGGCGGCGTTCTACCGGGACCTGGCGGGCTGA
- a CDS encoding metallopeptidase family protein, with the protein MPVEMSRQRFEDLVAEALDLIPPAFASAMDNVVVLVEDRHPEEPGLLGLYHGIALTRRTSDYGGVLPDRITVYREAILDICQDEDDVVDEVAITVVHEIAHHFGIDDDRLHELGWG; encoded by the coding sequence GTGCCGGTGGAGATGTCCCGTCAGCGGTTCGAGGACCTGGTCGCCGAGGCGCTGGACCTGATCCCGCCCGCCTTCGCCTCGGCGATGGACAACGTGGTCGTGCTGGTCGAGGACCGCCACCCGGAGGAACCGGGGCTGCTCGGCCTCTACCACGGCATCGCGCTGACCCGGCGCACCTCGGACTACGGCGGGGTGCTGCCGGACCGGATCACCGTCTACCGCGAGGCGATCCTGGACATCTGCCAGGACGAGGACGACGTGGTGGACGAGGTCGCGATCACCGTGGTCCACGAGATCGCCCACCACTTCGGCATCGACGACGACAGGCTGCACGAGCTGGGCTGGGGGTAG
- a CDS encoding septum formation family protein, producing the protein MSMSARWFRRGDHVVMLGAFAGAFALLALSTFTSWPVGAGGSLSGGSTQVNPVLTAQAGDCLNWTRQDLADVAKVDCAAQHLFEVTGVVDISSSHGPQAPFPDDAQWQQVSQEHCTKVSMDFLGGRFDPFGKYTVGPLNPGERLWGEGQRTLRCGLQVAGPAGGLLPAYGSARTQDQSDVYDPGVCLGITEARSVGDPVECAKPHTFEIVGVVPMPPGDYPAPEQQDQLLAGECDRIAKEYTGGADLKARNLVVTWDTRAPESWAAGSRLTNCKVGAVPTDGLVAWEGSVRNPDAPPLTTSNPPQTTTVRQDEPTGAPLHSASNTESSSAAPPSSNPESASSAPTSTTETSASR; encoded by the coding sequence ATGTCCATGAGCGCTCGCTGGTTTCGCCGAGGTGACCACGTCGTCATGCTCGGCGCGTTCGCGGGCGCCTTCGCCCTGCTGGCGCTCAGCACCTTCACCTCGTGGCCGGTGGGCGCGGGCGGTTCCCTGTCGGGCGGGTCGACGCAGGTCAACCCGGTGCTGACCGCCCAGGCGGGCGACTGCCTGAACTGGACGCGCCAGGACCTGGCCGACGTGGCCAAGGTCGACTGCGCCGCCCAGCACCTGTTCGAGGTCACCGGGGTGGTGGACATCTCGTCCTCGCACGGCCCGCAGGCGCCCTTCCCCGACGACGCGCAGTGGCAGCAGGTCAGCCAGGAGCACTGCACCAAGGTGTCGATGGACTTCCTCGGCGGCCGGTTCGACCCGTTCGGCAAGTACACCGTCGGCCCGCTCAACCCGGGCGAGCGGCTGTGGGGCGAGGGTCAGCGGACGCTGCGCTGCGGCCTGCAGGTCGCGGGCCCGGCGGGCGGCCTGCTGCCGGCCTACGGCAGCGCCCGCACCCAGGACCAGTCCGACGTCTACGACCCGGGCGTGTGCCTGGGCATCACCGAGGCCCGGTCGGTGGGCGACCCGGTGGAGTGCGCCAAGCCGCACACGTTCGAGATCGTCGGCGTGGTGCCGATGCCGCCGGGCGACTACCCGGCGCCCGAGCAGCAGGACCAGCTGCTGGCCGGCGAGTGCGACCGGATCGCCAAGGAGTACACCGGCGGGGCCGACCTCAAGGCGCGCAACCTCGTGGTCACCTGGGACACCAGGGCGCCGGAGAGCTGGGCCGCCGGCTCGCGGCTGACCAACTGCAAGGTGGGCGCCGTGCCCACCGACGGGCTGGTGGCCTGGGAGGGCAGCGTGCGCAACCCGGACGCGCCGCCGCTGACCACGTCGAACCCGCCGCAGACCACCACCGTGCGGCAGGACGAGCCGACCGGCGCGCCGCTGCACTCGGCGTCCAACACCGAGTCGTCGTCGGCCGCGCCGCCGTCGTCGAACCCGGAGAGCGCGTCGAGCGCGCCCACGAGCACGACCGAGACGAGCGCATCGAGGTGA
- a CDS encoding glutathionylspermidine synthase family protein, which yields MRRETSTPRPNWQRTVSDQGLVFGAPGRNADGSPRPYWDESAHYVFDMSEVLSLEADVELLHGMCLEAVDNVVLTERYRDFGIAEWLWPAIAESWKRRDPHVYGRFDLRYDGGGPAKLLEYNADTPTSLLEASVVQWNWKTDLFPDDDQWNSVHEKLVERWAEIGSRLPSNEVHFTWSGAEPSGEDHVTVAYLQETAAEAGMDTVGLAIEEIGWDPVLNRFVDLEEAPMGTVVKLYPWEWVVEEEFGRHAVAGLPTTLWLEPLWKMLLSNKALLAVLWEMYPGHPNLLPAFLDDPGLLTEYVRKPRLGREGANIQIVAPGYETSTGGVYGKEGFVYQLFDPLPEFDGYRPALGAWVVGDASAGLGIRETVGLVTDDGATFVPHRVVG from the coding sequence GTGCGCCGGGAGACCTCCACCCCCCGACCGAACTGGCAGCGCACCGTCTCCGACCAGGGCCTGGTGTTCGGCGCGCCCGGCAGGAACGCCGACGGCAGCCCCCGGCCGTACTGGGACGAGTCCGCGCACTACGTGTTCGACATGAGCGAGGTCCTGTCCCTGGAGGCGGACGTCGAGCTGCTGCACGGCATGTGCCTGGAGGCCGTCGACAACGTCGTGCTCACCGAGCGCTACCGGGACTTCGGCATCGCCGAGTGGCTGTGGCCCGCGATCGCCGAGTCGTGGAAGCGCCGCGACCCGCACGTCTACGGGCGGTTCGACCTGCGCTACGACGGCGGCGGCCCGGCCAAGCTGCTGGAGTACAACGCCGACACGCCCACCTCCCTGCTGGAGGCGTCGGTGGTCCAGTGGAACTGGAAGACCGACCTGTTCCCCGACGACGACCAGTGGAACTCCGTGCACGAGAAGCTGGTGGAGCGCTGGGCGGAGATCGGCTCCCGGCTGCCGTCCAACGAGGTGCACTTCACCTGGTCCGGCGCGGAGCCCTCGGGCGAGGACCACGTCACCGTGGCCTACCTGCAGGAGACCGCGGCCGAGGCGGGCATGGACACCGTGGGCCTGGCCATCGAGGAGATCGGCTGGGACCCGGTGCTCAACCGGTTCGTCGACCTCGAAGAGGCCCCGATGGGCACGGTGGTGAAGCTCTACCCGTGGGAGTGGGTGGTCGAGGAGGAGTTCGGCCGCCACGCCGTGGCCGGCCTGCCCACCACCCTGTGGCTCGAACCGCTGTGGAAGATGCTGCTGTCGAACAAGGCGCTGCTGGCGGTGCTGTGGGAGATGTACCCCGGCCACCCCAACCTCCTGCCCGCGTTCCTGGACGACCCCGGTCTCCTCACGGAGTACGTGCGCAAGCCGCGGCTGGGTCGGGAGGGCGCCAACATCCAGATCGTCGCCCCCGGCTACGAGACCAGCACCGGCGGGGTCTACGGCAAGGAGGGCTTCGTCTACCAGCTGTTCGACCCGCTGCCCGAGTTCGACGGCTACCGGCCGGCGCTGGGCGCCTGGGTCGTGGGCGACGCCTCGGCGGGCCTGGGCATCCGCGAGACCGTCGGCCTGGTCACCGACGACGGCGCGACGTTCGTGCCGCACCGGGTCGTGGGGTGA